From a single Gammaproteobacteria bacterium genomic region:
- the nusB gene encoding transcription antitermination factor NusB, which yields MSDTRHKARRLATQALYTWQVAGQDLADIEQQYCLDRDMSKIDGEYFRELLHRVPACIDELDKHFESLLDRGIEEVDSVERAILRLGCYELAYRPDVPYRVVINEAVKLAKVFGADQSHKYINGILDGVARKLRAAEINARPNTRTNTASKAAAAPDPASKYKPR from the coding sequence ATGAGTGACACTCGACATAAGGCACGACGTCTCGCCACACAGGCGCTCTACACCTGGCAGGTGGCGGGACAGGATCTGGCGGACATTGAGCAACAGTATTGCCTTGATCGGGACATGAGCAAGATTGACGGTGAATACTTTCGCGAGCTGTTGCACCGGGTACCGGCCTGTATCGACGAACTCGACAAACATTTCGAGTCGCTGCTGGATCGCGGCATCGAGGAGGTGGATTCGGTGGAACGCGCGATCCTGCGCTTGGGCTGTTACGAGCTGGCCTATCGACCCGATGTGCCGTACCGCGTGGTGATTAACGAGGCGGTTAAGCTGGCCAAGGTGTTTGGCGCGGACCAGAGTCATAAATACATCAATGGCATCCTGGACGGTGTGGCGAGAAAGCTGCGCGCCGCAGAGATCAATGCCCGCCCCAACACCAGGACCAATACCGCCAGCAAGGCTGCGGCCGCCCCCGACCCGGCCTCCAAATACAAGCCCCGATAG
- the ribE gene encoding 6,7-dimethyl-8-ribityllumazine synthase, translating into MSNIKTIEGELTVRGARFGIIAGRFNSFIVDSLVEGAIDALKRHGAKDSEILLVKVPGAFEMPLVAARMAAKKEFDAIIALGAVIRGGTPHFEYVAGECTKGLASVSAAHDVPVAFGVLTVDSIEQAIERAGTKAGNKGVEAAMSAIEMVNLLKNLN; encoded by the coding sequence ATGAGCAACATCAAAACCATTGAAGGTGAACTCACGGTACGCGGCGCACGCTTTGGCATCATCGCCGGGCGCTTTAACAGTTTTATCGTCGACAGCCTGGTCGAAGGCGCGATCGACGCGCTGAAACGGCACGGCGCCAAGGACAGCGAGATACTGCTGGTGAAGGTCCCCGGCGCCTTCGAGATGCCCCTGGTTGCCGCGCGCATGGCGGCGAAAAAGGAATTTGATGCCATCATCGCGCTGGGTGCGGTGATCCGCGGCGGCACGCCCCATTTTGAATATGTGGCGGGGGAGTGCACCAAGGGACTGGCGAGCGTCTCCGCGGCGCACGATGTGCCGGTGGCCTTCGGCGTGCTGACTGTGGACAGCATCGAGCAGGCGATCGAGCGTGCGGGCACCAAGGCCGGCAACAAGGGTGTGGAAGCGGCGATGTCCGCCATCGAGATGGTTAACCTGCTGAAGAATCTGAACTGA
- the ribBA gene encoding bifunctional 3,4-dihydroxy-2-butanone-4-phosphate synthase/GTP cyclohydrolase II: MDTTLNSIEEIVSDMRDGKMVILMDDEDRENEGDLIMAASKVRAVDINFMARHGRGLICLTLSQKRCEQLRLPLMVRDNNAAYATNFTVSIEAARDVTTGISAADRAVTVQAAVAPDARPEDIVQPGHIFPIMAQPGGVLTRAGHTEAGCDLARLAGLEPASVIVEILNEDGSMARRADLEKFAAEFGLKIGTIADLIRYRLENERSVERVSQCKLQNRIGEFDLYAYRDRLDGQVHCALVKGQIKRDTATLVRVHMPHYLADVLGMERSDTGWPLERAMQYIQDAGEGVIVLLGQTEGHEELLQRVEHYQHEDAGTSQLKRESNPDLRTYGVGAQILLDIGVRKMCVLSAPKKMHGLSGFGLEVVDYLDHP; the protein is encoded by the coding sequence GACCGTGAAAACGAAGGTGATCTCATCATGGCGGCGAGCAAGGTGCGCGCTGTGGACATCAATTTCATGGCCCGTCACGGGCGTGGCCTGATCTGCCTGACCCTGAGCCAGAAACGCTGCGAGCAACTGCGTCTGCCGCTGATGGTGCGCGATAACAATGCGGCCTATGCGACTAATTTTACCGTCTCGATTGAGGCGGCCCGGGATGTGACGACCGGCATCTCGGCGGCGGACCGTGCGGTGACGGTGCAGGCGGCGGTGGCGCCGGATGCCCGGCCGGAGGATATCGTACAGCCGGGCCATATCTTTCCCATCATGGCCCAGCCGGGTGGCGTGCTGACCCGCGCGGGCCATACCGAGGCCGGTTGCGATCTGGCCCGGCTGGCGGGGCTGGAACCGGCATCGGTGATCGTGGAGATCCTCAACGAGGACGGCTCCATGGCGCGGCGTGCGGATCTGGAAAAATTTGCCGCGGAGTTCGGTCTCAAGATCGGCACCATCGCCGACCTGATCCGTTACCGTCTGGAAAATGAACGCAGTGTGGAGCGCGTCTCCCAGTGCAAACTGCAAAACCGCATTGGCGAATTCGATCTGTACGCCTATCGTGACCGGCTGGATGGTCAGGTGCACTGCGCGCTGGTGAAGGGGCAGATCAAACGCGATACCGCGACCCTGGTGCGGGTGCACATGCCGCACTATCTGGCCGATGTGCTGGGCATGGAGCGCTCGGATACCGGCTGGCCGCTGGAACGCGCCATGCAGTATATACAGGATGCCGGTGAGGGCGTGATTGTCCTGCTGGGGCAGACCGAAGGCCACGAAGAGCTGTTGCAGCGGGTCGAGCACTATCAGCATGAAGACGCCGGCACCAGCCAGCTTAAACGCGAATCCAATCCTGACCTGCGCACCTATGGTGTGGGCGCACAAATCCTGTTAGACATTGGGGTGCGCAAGATGTGCGTGTTGAGCGCGCCGAAAAAGATGCACGGCCTGTCTGGTTTCGGACTGGAAGTGGTGGACTATCTGGATCACCCTTGA